GGTAGCAGCTAAGAAAGATCCTTTGGGGATCATATATGACGACTATGCTCCGAAGCACGGTCTGGAAACAGCTTTCTGGGTTATGGAGGAGGAACTGAAACATTACACGCATATAGCGCTCATCGATACGAAAGTAGGCAACTGTCCTGAGCTGAAAACCAGAGCTAAAGAAAATTGCTCTATCTTGAAGAAAGATTACGACGAAATAGAAGGGAGTTTAAGCTACTTTGAGCGGCTCATTCACGGTCCGTACACTCCGGAAGAGTTCGTAACGATAGAAGCAGGTGGAGAGATCACAGAAGCACATTTTTTCGGCTATTTGGGACGAAGTCAATGAAAAGCGATCTGGTGCACCTCAAACCCGGGGCTGAAGGAACTGAAACCGTCCAGGACCTTCTGTTGGCGAAAGGATACCAAATCCGGGCGGATTGCGGTGGTAAAGGCGTATGCGGTAAATGCAAAATCCAAGTTCTGAGTAATTCTTCCGATCGCGCAGAGCATGTCGACCCCGGAACAGGCGCTTCACTCCAGGATTGCGACAATGGATACGTGCTTGCCTGCAAAACTAAAGTGCTTTCGGACCTGCTTGTACGGATTCCGGAAGAAACCTGGGAAACCGCAGATTCAAGCTGCAAAACAGATGTGGAATTCACCATTCCATTAAAGCCTGTAGTGGACAGCTTTTCGGTTGACTCTGTAAAGATTGGAGGCGCAAGAGCCAAAGACGTAGTATCGATAATGGGAAATCTTCCCTGGGGGAATCACAGCGATTTCTCTCGGAGAGCTTTAGCCGATTTCTCAACGTGCGTTCGACGCAACGTCCCTTTCACGCTTGTGCGGCACTTCCAAAGAGGAATTGTAAAAGTGCTTCCCTCAATTCAGCATCGAAGCCTCGGTCTTGCCATCGACCTGGGCACGACCACTCTAGCAGTTTACCTGTGCGATTTGAAAACAGGCAAGTTGGTAGTCGCCAAAGCAGCAGCAAATCCGCAGCGAAAGCATGGAGAGGATGTCATTACTCGTATCGAGTTCGCTTCGAAGGACGAACTCAATGTCAAGCTTCTCCAGACAACCGTTGTCGACAGAATAAACGATCTCATCAAACACTGTCTGTCACATGCAGGTGCAGACCACTCGGATATAGATGAAATAGTGGCCGTTGGTAACACGACTATGCAGCACCTGCTCTGCGGTCTTAACCCGCGTAGTTTAGGGCTTGCGCCTTATCTCCCTGTGACGAAAAAGCCTCTGGACTTTGAAGCTGCTGAAATCGGACTGGATTTCAATGAACGAACCAACCTTCACGTTTTCCCATCCATATCAGGGTTCGTTGGCGGAGATGCTGTGGCCGGAGCCTTGGCCGAAAACCTGGAGGATCGTTCAGGCGTCAATCTGTTAGTGGACATCGGTACGAATGGGGAACTGGTCCTCAGCAATAACGGCCGGTTATGGGCAACGAGCTGTGCAACAGGACCGGCTCTGGAGGGAGCACACATTGAATGCGGTATGAGGGCCGTGCCAGGTGCAATTGACTCCATCACATTCATCCCGGAAACTCGAGAACTGCAGTACTCCACAATTGGTGCAGAAAAAGGGGCTCTGCCGGTTGGTATTTGCGGATCGGGGATTATCGACGGCATAGCCGCCTTGAGAGCCGCGGGAATCATTCTTCCAAACGGGCGATTGAACGAAGCCCTTCCAGGGGTGACTTCGGACAATTCCGGGCTGGGGCGATTCTACACGATTGTTCCTCCGGAGAGGACAGCTTCCGGCAGGTCCGTTCATATTACCTTGAACGATATACGGCAAATCCAAACCGCAAAGGCAGCATTGGCTGTTGGGATCAAACTTCTCATGAGAGTCGCCGGGGTAGAAAAAATCGATCGTCTAGTGCTTACTGGTGCTTTCGGAGCACATTTTGACTGGAGAAACGCTGTGTCAATCGGTATGCTGCCTGAAGCAGCCGTTCAAGGTAACATCGATATCACCGAGAACGCAGCAGGGTTGGGGGCTGCCATGGCTCTCATGAACGGTGATTTGCGAAAGAAAGCGGCCGATCTGGCCGAAAAGACAACCGTCATAGAATTGGCCGAACATGCCGAATTCCAGGATGAATTCATAGACGCCCTCGATTTTCCACCTTTCCCTCAGAACACTTGAATTTTGTCATCAGCCCTAAAAACCAATTGCAGACTGGCAGGGGAGGGGGCATTATAAGCGCAAACGAGGCGGCACAGTTCGCTCATGTGTCTTCCCGTTTACGCACTTCGTTTTCACCTCTCTCGTGTTGAACTCTGGCCAGAACTCGTACCAAACCATGAAGCCGGCTCGGGCATGTCTCCGAAGCGAAGTCAGGCGGTGCCGTTCCTAGCGGAGGAGATTTGCCAGGGCCGGCAATGAACAAAATTGTCATCACAAGCGGCTGGCGGACTTGAAACCATTGAGCTCGATCGGTAGCGGTGATATATGCCTCCACGAAAAGCGATCGCCGTGTTTTTGCTCTCTAATGCGTGACCGGACAAGAAGATCGAAATGAGAGAAAAGGAGATAATAACAATGATTCAGCCCTATACAGAAGAAGTCTCTCGAAATAACCCCTTAACCGTGATCTTTCTCGTGGACCAGTCGGGTTCGATGGATGCCCCCTTTGGTGGAGGGATTTCCGTAAGCAAGGCACAGGTCACGTCCGATGCCCTGAACAAGTTACTGGATACATTAGTGATCAAGGCCACAAAGGGTGAGGAAGTGTACAACTACTGCTACGTCTCCATCATCGGATACGGAGAAAAGGTAGGCTCGGCTTTTGGCGGCATACTCGAGAAGAAGGAGCTGATCACTCTGTCGGAATTGCAGGAACACCGCTTGAGGGTGGAGATGAGAACCCGCAAAATATCTGATGGTGCCGGAGGTCTGGTCGAATATGAGGAGCCTTTCTCTGTGTGGGTCGAGCCCAAAGCCGAGGGGATGACTCCTATGAGACGGGCATTCGAGAAAGCTTTACAACTTGTGGATTCCGCTCTGCAGGAGAAGCCCAATTCACATCCTCCCATCGTGATAAATATCACCGACGGCGCCTATACCCCCCCGGGCGATCAGGGAACTCCAGCTTCCATTGCGCGGGAAATTATGTCCAAACAAAACACCAACGGCAGCAATGCGCTTGTGTTCAACAGCCATATCACCCATGAACAGATTGGCGCGATCCTTTACCCTGCTTCCGATACGGGGATCAAGGATGACTACGCCAAAGAACTTCTCTCCATGTCATCGCCCATCCCGCAGCTCTGGCTTTCATTGGCGGCAGCACGAAAAATGGATGCAATAGGGGAGGGGTCACGAGGCTTTGTGTACAACGCGGATGTTGTGACCCTGATCGAATTCATCAATTTTGGAACTCAGATAGCAGTAGGAGGAGAAATATATCCGGGACAAAGCGAACTCCGAGAAGTACGGCCGGATCGATCCTCCGGCTCCGGAGAAGCAATCGGCAAGCCCGACGGTAGACTCGCATCAGGTGAGCCCGATTTGAGCAAGGACTAAGCAAAGAAAATGAGCGCTGCTCTGACACTTGTATGCACAAGACCTCACAAGGGGGTTGGATATGGTTCATACCATTTCGCAGTTATACCAAGATAGCAGAGGATACTCCCAGCCTCCCAGATTATGAAAAGACAAGGGAATCGCTATTCAGAGTAGCGGGCATACAGTTGAGTGCCTTGTCGAGAGGTCGATATGGCGTGGCCACAGATCGTTGAGTTCCGGAATGCGATCCGGAATACGAAAAATCTCAAACATCCGCAGTTAGCGCAAGGGTTCGTTGAAACAGACAAATTCGGGCAGCCTAAGCCGTGGTCCGGAGGAATGGCTGTCGTTTACAAAATCAGGGTGGGAACACTCGATTGGGCTCTCAGAACTTTTCAGGGTGAAACAGATCTTCTCCAGACGTACGAGAAGCTTTCGGAATATTTCAAATTGGTTGAGCATGACAATCCGCTTCGCGCGTATTTCGCTCGCTTTTATTATATTCAAAAAGGCCTTTTTCTGCCTATGTACCCGAAAGATCCTCGCAATCCCTATCCTATCGTGCTTATGCGATGGATCGAAGGACAACCGCTTGATACCTGGGTGAAAGAGAACCTGGATCGACCCGGCGCTCTCCAGGAGATGGCAACAAAGTGGCTTGA
The sequence above is a segment of the Desulfomonile tiedjei DSM 6799 genome. Coding sequences within it:
- a CDS encoding ASKHA domain-containing protein — its product is MKSDLVHLKPGAEGTETVQDLLLAKGYQIRADCGGKGVCGKCKIQVLSNSSDRAEHVDPGTGASLQDCDNGYVLACKTKVLSDLLVRIPEETWETADSSCKTDVEFTIPLKPVVDSFSVDSVKIGGARAKDVVSIMGNLPWGNHSDFSRRALADFSTCVRRNVPFTLVRHFQRGIVKVLPSIQHRSLGLAIDLGTTTLAVYLCDLKTGKLVVAKAAANPQRKHGEDVITRIEFASKDELNVKLLQTTVVDRINDLIKHCLSHAGADHSDIDEIVAVGNTTMQHLLCGLNPRSLGLAPYLPVTKKPLDFEAAEIGLDFNERTNLHVFPSISGFVGGDAVAGALAENLEDRSGVNLLVDIGTNGELVLSNNGRLWATSCATGPALEGAHIECGMRAVPGAIDSITFIPETRELQYSTIGAEKGALPVGICGSGIIDGIAALRAAGIILPNGRLNEALPGVTSDNSGLGRFYTIVPPERTASGRSVHITLNDIRQIQTAKAALAVGIKLLMRVAGVEKIDRLVLTGAFGAHFDWRNAVSIGMLPEAAVQGNIDITENAAGLGAAMALMNGDLRKKAADLAEKTTVIELAEHAEFQDEFIDALDFPPFPQNT
- a CDS encoding VWA domain-containing protein, producing the protein MIQPYTEEVSRNNPLTVIFLVDQSGSMDAPFGGGISVSKAQVTSDALNKLLDTLVIKATKGEEVYNYCYVSIIGYGEKVGSAFGGILEKKELITLSELQEHRLRVEMRTRKISDGAGGLVEYEEPFSVWVEPKAEGMTPMRRAFEKALQLVDSALQEKPNSHPPIVINITDGAYTPPGDQGTPASIAREIMSKQNTNGSNALVFNSHITHEQIGAILYPASDTGIKDDYAKELLSMSSPIPQLWLSLAAARKMDAIGEGSRGFVYNADVVTLIEFINFGTQIAVGGEIYPGQSELREVRPDRSSGSGEAIGKPDGRLASGEPDLSKD